A region of the Candidatus Sericytochromatia bacterium genome:
GCTGGGCTGGTTATCCTGCAGAACCCGCCTCGCTGGTGGACGTGAGGGGGCTGCTTGAAAGGCGTTGCATGTCCTGTCATCCCTCCGCCCCGGTCTGGTTGGTTGGCGCTCGCTGGCTCGACCCGGCCGGTGCCTGGCGTCAGGAACCGCTGGCGGTGGCCGCCGGTCGCATCGTGGCCATCGGCGGCGAGCCTCAGGGCCAGGTGCGGGACCTCGCGGGGCACTGGCTGGTGCCTGGCCTGATCGAGACGCACATTCACGGCATGGGGCATGACGATGTCGCCGATGCGACGATGCCGGCTTTGGCCCGTATGGCCCAGGCGTTGGTGCGCTACGGCGTGACGTCGTGGCTGCCGACCACGGTGGCCTGCGCCCCCGAGGCGCTGGCGGCCACCTTGCGCACCGTGGCGGAGGCCCAGGCGCTGGCCCGGAACCCGGCGGCCGACTGGCCTGGCGCGCTGGTGTTGGGCGCTCACCTCGAATCGAATTTTCTGGCGCCGCGTTTCAAGGGCGCGCAACCCGCCGAGTGGTTGCGTCCGCCCGACGATCCGGGGTTGCGGGCCCTGCTTCGCGAGCATCGCGAGGCGATCGCCCTGGTGACCCTCGCGCCCGAACTGCCGGGAGCCCTGGCGCTGATCGAGACCCTGGTGGCCGATGGGGTGGTGGTCTCGGTGGGCCACTCGGATGCGACTCATGATCAGGTGCTGGCCGCCGTGGCGGCCGGGGCCAGCCGGGTGACCCACCTCTGCAACGCCCAGCGGGGCTTTCATCACCGCGAGCCCGGGGTGCTGGGGGCCGCCCTCGTGTGTGATGACCTCTATGCCGAGGTCATCGCCGACCTCCATCACGTCCACCCGGCGGGCCTGGAGATCGCCCGCCGCTGCAAGGGGCCGGGCCGTCTCCTGCTGGTGTCCGATGCGCTCCGTGGCACCGGCCTGCCGCCGGGTGAGTACGAACTGGGCGGCCAGACGACCCGCCTGGATGGGCAGGTGGCCCGGCTGGCGGACGGGACGATTGCCGGTAGCGTGATCACGCTGGACCGGGCGGTGAAGCACGTACACGCCCACACCGGTGCGACCCTGGCAGAGGCGTTTGCCATGGCCTCCGCGGTGCCGGCCGAATCGCTCGGCCTGCCGGACCGCGGCCACCTTGCTCCCGACATGCGGGCCGACCTGGCCGTCTTCGACGCCGACCTGCGCTGCTGCCTGACCATGGTCGGTGGTCGGATCGTCTACGAGGCCGGGCAGGCCTAGCCTCTGCTCCCCCGAGACAGCACGGCGCCAAATGGAATTGGCCACTTCTGTGTTGGGGGCTGCCCTGCTCCTGCCTATACTCGGCCCCATTCGGCCCCCGGCCGGCCAGCCAGAACCTCCCGCGTTGGGGGTTCGAGACGCTCCTGAGGTCTCCGTCACCGCGGAGTCGGGAGTGAGATGGGGAGGAAACCATGGCATACCGTCACTTCGCGCTGATCCTGGTCCTGGCCGCGTGCTTCGCGCATCCGGCTCCGGCGTGGGCCCAGGGGCAGGAGCCCTCGGGATCGGCGTCCCAAAAAGAAACCGGCGAAACGCCACCCAATGCGATCCGGGCTGACCTGATTCGGAGTTTCCCCGACACCATGATCGCGGACCTGCCCAGCGGGCACTGGGCCACCCACGCCACGCAAGTGGCTGTCGCCAATGGGGTGTTGCCGCTGGAGGAAGGGGAGTTCCGGGGCGATCGCCAGATTGTGTTCGCCGAGTTGCATCAGGCCCTGGCGGCCCTGGTGGTCACGGCGGAAAACGTCGCCGCCAAGGGCATGATTCCCGAGCTCAGGGCCGCTGTGGAGGCCGTCCCTCAGGTGGAGCAACCGGTCAACCGGATCCAGGTCGCGGAGGCCACTTCTCGCTTTCTGGACGCGGCCAATCAGCACGGCCTGATCGCCCTGGCGGAGCCCGGCATGACCGCTCCCCTGTTCAAGGACCTGGCGCCGAGCGTTCCGCCCTCCGTCACCTCGCTGGTCGACACCTACAAGGTGATGACGGGCTACAAGGACATGACCTTCCGGCCTCAGGAAATCGTCACGCGCTACCAGCTGGCGGCGATCGCCACCCAGATTCTCGACGACATGCGGCGCGCGCCGCTGGCCCAGCGCCCGATCGAGGCACCGCCGACCGTGGTGGTGGTGCCGGAACCCGTGGTGCCCGAACCGGTGGAAAAACGCCCCTCATTCCGGGCCAACGCGCCGGTGGCCCTGACCTGGCAAGCCCTGAACTATGGCAGCGTGCTGAGCACGACGCCCACCCTGTCGGTGATTCCAGTCTCGGGCATGCTGACTGGCTATGCGGGCCCGCTGATGCTCCAAGGCGTGGGAAACTTTCGCTATGACATCTTTGGCAACAATGGCTTCGATTCGGAGTTGCGGCTCGGTTACGGTGACCTCAAATGGGGCGGGCTGCAACTGATTCCCTACATCGGGGCCAACCTCGGCCTCGGGGCCAGCCTGCCGGGCCAGAGCCCGCTGGCGACCTACGTGGGCGGCTCTTACGGCGGCATCGTGAGCGCGCTGCCGATGGACAACGTCGAGATCTGGGGCAACCTGGGCCAGTCGACCCTGCTGGCCGGGGGGCGCTGGGGCCAGAATTTCCAGTCGCTCGGGGCGCTTTCGACCAGTGGCACCTTGCTGACCAACTACGGGTTCGGGGTCGACTACTACGTGACTCCCAACATGGCCCTGACCTTCGGCATGAACAACTTCCAGTTGCCGGCTGATCTGCAGGTGGCCCAGACCGGGCTGTCCGGCACCACGCTCGACACCTTGGGCGGGAACGTCGGCCTGGCCTTCGGTTTCTGAATTCGGCCTCATCGGCCGGGCTCGTCGGACGGGCCCTGCGCCGCGAGGGAGCGTCGGCCCGGCCCCTGTGCGCCAGGGCCGACGCTCCCGTACGATGGGGGGATGGAACCTGCCGTCCCCCCATCGTCTGGCTGCTCGCCGCGAACGGCCCTGTTCATCGATGCCGCCTATCTCGACAAGCTCTGCACGGGGCCCTGGGCCCACGGCGGTGCGCCGCTGGCCTTGGATATGCGCCGCTTGCCCGCGCTGCTGAATGACGGCGTGCGGCCCTGGCGGGTGTTCTATTACCACGCCCTTCCTTGGCGTTCCGACCCCCCGCTGCCGGTCGAGGAGGCTGTGTTCGCGCGGCGGGCGGCGTTCGTCGCGTTTCTGGCACGCGATCCCCGCTGGGTGCTGCGGGAGGGGCGTCTCGAGCGCCGGGGCGGGCGTCGCCCGGGGGATTGGCTCTACGAGCAGAAGCGGACCGACGTGCAGATCGCGGTGGACCTCGTCCGCCTGGCCTGGCGCGGAGAGATCCAGCGCGCGGTGCTGCTGACCGGCGACAGTGATCTGCTCCCCGCGGTCGAGGATGCCCGGGCGGCCGGTGTCCACGTCAGTTTGCGCTATGCGCCGGGCCATGTGCACGCTGATTGGCTCAGCGCCTGTGATGCCGGCGAGCCCCTGCTCGAAACGCAGGTTCGGCAGATTCTCAGGGCACCTCGCTCGCCGGCCTGACGTGGCGCCCGCGATCGTGGCGGGTTAGAATTTTTCAGCAGATGGTCTGCGACCCGGAGGAAACGACATGGCTCACGCCCGCTACAGCGGTGTTCTCTTGCACCCCACCTCACTCCCAGGCGGTCACGGCATCGGGGATATGGGCCCCTCGGCCTACGCCTTTGTCGACTGGCTGGCGCAGGCCAATCAGCGCCTGTGGCAGGTGCTGCCGCTGGGCCCCACCGGCTATGGTGACTCCCCCTACCAGTCCTTCTCCGCCTTCGCGGGCAACCCCTTGTTGTTGGACCTGGACGCGTTGGTGGCCGCCGGCTGGCTGTCGTCCGTTGATCTGAACGACGCCCCTGCGAACGGCGATGCGATCGACTACGGGCACGTGGTCTGGTTCAAGTCTGAGCGTCTGAAACAGGCCTATGCCGGTTTTCAGGCGCATGCCTCGGCAGACCAGCGGGCCGAACTGCAGGCCTTCTGTCGGGCCGAGGCCGCGTGGCTGGATGAATTTGCGCTTTACCAGGCGCTGAAAGAGGCGCACGGTGGGGCTTGCTGGAACCAGTGGCCCGCTCCGCTCGCCCGGCGCGAGGCCACGGCGCTCAAGAAGGCGCGCGCCGCCCACGCGCCCGCGATTGGCTATCACCAGTTTGTTCAGTGGCAGTTTTTCACCCAGTGGGCGGCCCTGCGGGCGCACGCCCAGCACAAGGGCGTGCGTATCGTGGGCGATGTGCCGATTTTCGTGGCCTTCGACAGTGCTGATGTGTGGGCCAACCCGTCGCTCTTCCATCTCGATGACAACCTCGCGCCGACCGTGGTGGCCGGTGTTCCGCCGGATTACTTCAGCGAGACCGGCCAGCTTTGGGGCAATCCGCTCTACCGCTGGGACGTGTTGGCCAAGAAGCGTTACAGCTGGTGGATCGCCCGGATGCGCCAGGCGCTGCAGCTCTACGACATGGTTCGCCTGGACCATTTCCGCGGCTTCGAGGCGTACTGGGAAGTGCCGGCGGGGGAGCCGACGGCCGTCAACGGCCGCTGGGTGCGCGGACCGGGTGCCAAGCTGTTCGCGGCCCTGCGCAAGGCTCTGGGAGACGACCTGCCGGTGATTGCGGAAGACCTGGGCCTGATCACCCCGGAGGTGGAGGCCCTGCGTCTGGCCTTCGACTTGCCCGGCATGAAGATCCTGCAGTTCGCCTTCAGTGGTCCTGGCCACGCCTACTTGCCGCACAATTACGATCACAACTGCGTCGCCTACACCGGCACGCATGACAACGACACCGTCCGGGGCTGGTTCGACAGTGCCTCCGAGGCTGAACGGGGCTTCGCCCTGCGCTACCTGGGGACGGACGGGCCGGGCTTCCCGGCCGCCATGGTGCGGGCCGTGCTGGCCAGTCCAGCCCGCATCGCGCTGGTGCCGGCGCAGGACCTGCTGGGCCTCGGCAGCGCCGCGCGCATGAACACGCCCGGCCTGGCCTCGGCCAACTGGGCCTGGCGCCTCTTCCCGGACCAGTTGAACGGGGAGCTGGCCCACTGGCTGGGAGACCTGACCTACCTCTACGGCCGCACGCCCGAGGCTGAGATTGAAGTCGCCTCGCCCGAGGTGGAGGCGATGGTGGTCCACGCCGTCTGAACCGTGCCCTGGTAACGGGCCCCTGGGTTGTCAGGGGCCCTCTGGAGACCTTGATGCCCATCGCTCGCATTCCCTTTCAATCGCCGCCGCCCTTCGACTTGCCGGAGGCGTTCGCCGAACCCCTCACCAGTCTGCCCGTGCCCGAGGCGGCCGAACGCGCCTTGGACCTGCTGGGGCAACTGGAAGCGGGGGACGTGATGGCCTTCTTCGCGCCGACGGCCGACGGGGGCGTGCGTGTTCTGGCGGCCCGCGCCGGCAGCCCGTTGGGAGAGCTCGCCCTGGCGGCCTGGCCGGCGGAATCGGCCCAGGCCCATTTCAGCGAGACCCCGCCGGTGCTGGCCGAAGCTCAGGTTGCCCAGCGGCCGCTGCTGTGCATGGGGCAGCTGGACGAGGCGGAGGCCCCGGCCTGGTCATCGCCCCTGCAGGCTTACTTCCGGGCCGAAGGCTGGGGGGCGCAGCTGGGTTTCCTGTATGTGTATCCCTGCCAAACGGCTGCCGGGCGACCGGTCGGGGCGCTGTGGGTGCATCGCGCGCTGACCGCGGGCCCCTTGAACCATGACCAGCCCGCCATCGTGGCGGCCGTGGCGAGTCTGCTCTGTCGCGATCGCCTGCAGGAGGTGGCCTCGTGAAGCAGCACGCGCCCGGTTTTCTGGCCCTGGTCGAGGACGCCAAGTCACGCGTTCGCGAGATCGAGGTGACGGCTTTCCTCGCGCTGAGGGACGGTGCGGACGCCCCCGCTCTGATTGATGTCCGTGAGGATCATGAATGGGCCCAGGCGCATGCCACCGACGCCCTGCACCTGAGCAAGGGCATCATTGAACGTGACATCGAAGAACGCTTCCCCGACCACGATACGCCGCTGGTGCTCTATTGTGGCGGAGGCTTTCGTTCGGCCCTGGCGGCCGATGCGCTGCAGCGGATGGGCTACCGCAATGTGCTGAGCCTGGCGGGGGGCTGGCGGGCCTGGCAGGCTGCCGGCGCGCCGATCGCCACGCCGGAGCGCTGAGCGCGCCACGCGGGTGATGATGCGCGTAAAGAGGGCGATGGCGCTCGCTTGGCTGATCTGGGGGGCCAGCGCAGCGCCCGGCTGGGCGCTGCAAGCGGATCCCCGTCGCAGCCACGTCGATGCGCAGGCGCCTGCACTGGCGCCCAATGTCTGGGGACGGGCGCCGCTGGTGGGCGCCACTGACCGGGCTGGTCGGATTCAGCTGTGGGCCTCGGCTTCCTCCATCCAGACCGGCAATGTGCTCTACGATGCTTTCCTGCGACGAGCCCTGGCGCCGCGCATTGCGGTCTTCACCTCCCCCGTCGGCAACCTGGAGCGGATTCGAGGGGGCCAACGCAGGCGCGTGGACGCCCTCGCTCAGGTGGGACCGGCTGCCCTGGAACTCCCGCTGACCCTGCGCCTGCGTGGAACGACCCAGGGACTCAGCCTGAACACCTATGTCACGGTTCCGCTGGCGCCCTTCGGGGTGGTCAATCCGCTGGGTGGGACCCCGGGACAGGTGCGCGTCGCCGTCTCGGCTTACTTTCCTCACCCGTCCCAGCCCTGATACGCGCCAAAATTTTCCGGTCGCCACCTCCACGGGAGGTTCGGACAGGCCTCCTGGCCAAGCCCGCGCCAGGTTCGGACGGCTCGAGGCCGAAGCGTTTCGGGGCCCGTCGCGGGAGCTTGAGCCCGGTATGGGTGGTGTCGCGCCTTCCCTGGCGGTGCTTCGGGGCCCGATGGTATGATGGACGCCTGTAGTTTAAAGTAAAATTAAATTAACGTGAAGCAAAGGCAAAGAAGGGAAGGAAATCTGCCCATGTCCGCCGCCCCGTCCACCCTCTGGCAACAGGTCCAGGGGTATTCCCGCGCCTTCTGGTTCGCGAACTTCATGGAGTTCGTCGAACGCTGGGCCTACTATGGCGTGCGTCTCTCGCTGGCCCTGTACATCGTGGGGGCGGCCAATCTGGGGGGCCTGGAGTTCAACCACATTCAGAAGGGCAATATCTACCTGTGGTGGGCTGTGATTGCCTCGTTCCTGCCCATGTTCACGGGTGGCTTTGCGGACCGCTACGGTTACAAGAAGACCATCGGCGTGGCGATCGCCCTGAAGATCGTCGGCTACGCCTTGATGGCGACCCAGCGCGAGTACTGGTCGTTCTTCTCTGGTTGCTTGTTGCTGGCGGCCGGCACCGGTCTGTTCAAGCCTGGCGTGCAGGGCCTGATCGCGCATAGCGTGGCGGGCCGAAACGCTTCGGTTGGCTGGGGCATCTTCTACGAGCTGGTCAACGTCGGGGCCTTCATCGCCGGTTTCACCGTCGACCCGCTCAAGGCCTGGGGCGGCTGGTCGGCCATCTTCGCCTTCAACACGGGGTTGGTGGCGCTGAATTTCCTGCCGCTGTTCATGTTCAAGGAGCCCGATGTGCAGCGCCCGGCGCCCTATGAGCGCTGGCAAGATGGCCTGGCCGAGGTGGGCCGCATCTTCGTCACGTCCTTGCGGGATATTCTGCAGCCGCGGCTGGCCGTGTTCATTCTGGTGTTCAGCGGATTCTGGTTCTCGTTCCACCAGTTGTTCGACCTGCTGCCCAACTTCATCGACGACTGGACGACCGTCGCCAGCACCCCCAGCCTGTTTCACTCGCGTGAGGGCGGGGTGGATTCGGCCCAGATTCTCAATCTGAACTCCGGCTTGATCATGGTGTTCATGATCCCGGTGGCCTATGTGGCTTCGCGCTTCCAGCCGCTGGTGGCGATCTGCATCGGCATGTTGGCGGCGATCGCCGGCATCCTGATGGCCGGAATGACCCAGCTGGGCACCCTGGTGATCGGCGGAGTGGCAGTCTTTACGCTCGGCGAGATGCTTAGCAGCCCGCGCACCAAGGACTACATGGGCACGATTGCGCCGCCGGACAAGCGCGCGCTGTTCATGGGCTACGGCGAGGTGCCGAGCGGCTTGGGCTGGGCCTTGGGTTCGATCTTCGCGGGTAACTTCTACGAGCATCACGGCGACAAGGTCAACTTCGCGCGGGCCTGGCTTCAGTCGCAGGGCGGCATGACGCCGGAGGCGGTCGCGGCCATTCCCAAGGAAAAGGTCATGGAAACCTTGGCGGCCAAGGCGCAGCTGACGATTCCGCAGGCCACGCAGATGCTCTGGAACCTGCATCATCCGCAGGTCATCTGGTACTGGATCGCGGGGGTCGGGGGCGTGTCGCTGGTGGCGATGGTGATTTACACCTACGTCCTGGCGGCACAAGACCGGCGTCCGGGCGGAGCTTCGAGCGAAGTTCCCGGGGCCGCCGCGTAGCGGCCCCACCGGCATCGGCTGCCTTCGCCCGCAAGCTGGACGGGCGAATCACGCGATGGAGGCTCCCACGACTCGTGGGGGCCTTTTTTTTCGGGTGGCAGCGGGGTGTCGCCTTGGGGCACCTCAGTGCCACGGGGGACAGTTGGGCGCTCGGATCGGTTGATCTGAAATCTGTCAATGGAATTGTGTGATACACATCTCTGATCTTGGCCCGTTCATCTGCCAGTTGTGTACACATCGACTTGATTTGCGGCGAAATGCCGGAAATGATCTTGTGATCAGGATCTCCAGATCTGAGCCGATCAGTCCAGATCAAACAAGCCCCATGATCTGGTCAGAATTCCAGCCGTCATGGTGGGGTTGTGTGTTACATAACCCCGCGTTCGTCCGGGGGGCCGGCCAGCCAGCGGCGCACCTCGTCGCCGAAGGGCCCCGGCCCCGTCCCGCCCGAGAGTGGCGGTTCCGCCGGGGTCGCCTCACGGCGCGTGCCCACCCGAACGTCGGGCAGGTGCGCCAGTTGCACGTCCGTCAGGCGGTACTGTTCCACCACCAGACTGAGCCGCGCCTCGTAAATGTCCGGCGCCCCCGCGTCCACCGGGGTGACCTCATGGCGCAGTTCGCCGCGGAAGGTCACCAGGGCACCCTCGCGCGGCGTGACGGTGGCCTTCAGACGCTGGCCCTCATAGAGCTTCAAGTCACCCCCACGCAAGCTGGGGGGCACCTCGAGGTACAGCACGGAGACGCTGCGCGGGGTGCGCACGCCCGGGATGTGGCTGCTCAGGCTCAGGTCGATGTGCGGGGCCACCCCGGCGCCGTTGGTGATCAGCAGCGGGTTGAGGAAAAACGCATTGCATTCCGGACGCAGGGCGGCTTCGAAGAAGGGCGCAAAAGCCGGAAACTGGGTGATGACTTCATCCAGCTGGCTGCGGCAGAAGGCGACGGAAAACCCATAGGTGCCTGTGAATCGCTGGTTGAGGTTGCTGGCGCCCATCAGGGGCGAGTTCAGCACGGCACGCCGGATCTCCGCCACCTGCTGGGGAGCCAGGGGCGCTGCTTGTAAGCGGTAGTGACGGAAGCGCCCGAAGCGCCAGAAGCCTTGCATGGGTCAGATTCCTATCCTTCATCGTACCCCACTGCCTGCGAACTCGGCGTGGGAAGGCATCACCGACGACGCAATGGGCCACGCCGTGAGAGGCATAGCGACGCGCCGGGTGTCGTATCATGGAGAGGTGAGGGGAGCGGCATGGCAGAAGTGACCCTGGCACCAGGCGTCTGGGTGTCGGAAGATGCGTTGACCTTCCGGGCCTCCCGCAGCGGCGGGCCCGGGGGCCAACACGTCAACAAGGTGGCCTCCAAGATCGAGCTGCGCGTGGCGCTGGCGGCGATCGACGGCCTGCGCGACGACGCGCGCGCGCGCCTCGCCGACCTGGCCGGCAGCCGCCTGCTGGGGGACGGCACGCTGGTGATTGTGGCGCAGACCTCCCGTCACCAGCTGGCGAACCGGGAAGCGGCGCTGGAGCGTATGGCGCTGCTGGTGCGCCAGGCTCTGGTGCCCCCGGTGCCGCGCAAGGCCACCAAGCCCACGCGCGCCAGCGGCGAACGCCGCCTGGCCAGCAAGAAGAAGGAAGGCGCCAAGAAGCGCCAGCGTGGGGGCGGTTATGACGACTGAGAGGGGGGGCGAGGCCCCCGCCAGCGAGCATCCGGCACGCCAGCGGGCGCGTACGCCGCTGCGCCTCGGCTCGCTGGTGCTGCACAGCCGGGTCATGCTTGCGCCGATGGCGGGCATCTGCGACAGTCCCTTCAAGCGCGTCGTGCGGCGTTTTGACCAGGCCAGCTTGCTCTCGACCGAGCTGGTCAACGGCGAGGCCTGGCTGCGAGGCCATCACGAGATGGCGCAGCGCATGGTCCTGCATCCCGACGAGTCTCCGGTGGCCATCCAGCTGTCGGGACACGACCCGGCCTTCCTGGCGGCCGCTGCCGCCAAGGCCGAAGCCGAGGGCGCCGACCTGGTCGACCTCAACTTCGGTTGTCCCGCGCCCCACCTGGTCAACTCCCGTAATGGCGCGGCCCGACTGCGCTATCCGGACGAAGCGCCCGCGATCTTCGAGGCCGTGCGCCAGGCCGTGCGCATTCCCGTCACGGTCAAGATGCGGCTGGGCTGGGATGCCGACGAGTTGACGGGCCTCGCGATCGCCCGCATGGCGGAGGCTTGTGGCCTGGACGCCGTCTGGGTACACGGCCGCACCAAAGTGATGGGCTACGGCGGGCAGGCCGACTGGACGGCGGTTGCGGCCTTCAAGCAGGCGCTCACGATTCCGGTGATCGGGAATGGCGACATCCTCACGCCGGAGGATGCCTGGGAGCGCTTCACCAGCTCCGGGGTCGATGCGCTGGCGATCGGGCGCGGGGCCATGGGCAATCCGTGGATTTTCAAGCGTGCCCAGCATTTTCTGGCCACCGGCGAGTGCTTGCCGGAGCCCACCCTGCTCGAGCGGATCGAGGCCTGCCGGCTGCA
Encoded here:
- the nagA gene encoding N-acetylglucosamine-6-phosphate deacetylase, encoding MSCHPSAPVWLVGARWLDPAGAWRQEPLAVAAGRIVAIGGEPQGQVRDLAGHWLVPGLIETHIHGMGHDDVADATMPALARMAQALVRYGVTSWLPTTVACAPEALAATLRTVAEAQALARNPAADWPGALVLGAHLESNFLAPRFKGAQPAEWLRPPDDPGLRALLREHREAIALVTLAPELPGALALIETLVADGVVVSVGHSDATHDQVLAAVAAGASRVTHLCNAQRGFHHREPGVLGAALVCDDLYAEVIADLHHVHPAGLEIARRCKGPGRLLLVSDALRGTGLPPGEYELGGQTTRLDGQVARLADGTIAGSVITLDRAVKHVHAHTGATLAEAFAMASAVPAESLGLPDRGHLAPDMRADLAVFDADLRCCLTMVGGRIVYEAGQA
- a CDS encoding 2OG-Fe(II) oxygenase translates to MQGFWRFGRFRHYRLQAAPLAPQQVAEIRRAVLNSPLMGASNLNQRFTGTYGFSVAFCRSQLDEVITQFPAFAPFFEAALRPECNAFFLNPLLITNGAGVAPHIDLSLSSHIPGVRTPRSVSVLYLEVPPSLRGGDLKLYEGQRLKATVTPREGALVTFRGELRHEVTPVDAGAPDIYEARLSLVVEQYRLTDVQLAHLPDVRVGTRREATPAEPPLSGGTGPGPFGDEVRRWLAGPPDERGVM
- a CDS encoding MFS transporter, translated to MSAAPSTLWQQVQGYSRAFWFANFMEFVERWAYYGVRLSLALYIVGAANLGGLEFNHIQKGNIYLWWAVIASFLPMFTGGFADRYGYKKTIGVAIALKIVGYALMATQREYWSFFSGCLLLAAGTGLFKPGVQGLIAHSVAGRNASVGWGIFYELVNVGAFIAGFTVDPLKAWGGWSAIFAFNTGLVALNFLPLFMFKEPDVQRPAPYERWQDGLAEVGRIFVTSLRDILQPRLAVFILVFSGFWFSFHQLFDLLPNFIDDWTTVASTPSLFHSREGGVDSAQILNLNSGLIMVFMIPVAYVASRFQPLVAICIGMLAAIAGILMAGMTQLGTLVIGGVAVFTLGEMLSSPRTKDYMGTIAPPDKRALFMGYGEVPSGLGWALGSIFAGNFYEHHGDKVNFARAWLQSQGGMTPEAVAAIPKEKVMETLAAKAQLTIPQATQMLWNLHHPQVIWYWIAGVGGVSLVAMVIYTYVLAAQDRRPGGASSEVPGAAA
- a CDS encoding rhodanese-like domain-containing protein, translated to MKQHAPGFLALVEDAKSRVREIEVTAFLALRDGADAPALIDVREDHEWAQAHATDALHLSKGIIERDIEERFPDHDTPLVLYCGGGFRSALAADALQRMGYRNVLSLAGGWRAWQAAGAPIATPER
- the arfB gene encoding alternative ribosome rescue aminoacyl-tRNA hydrolase ArfB, which encodes MAEVTLAPGVWVSEDALTFRASRSGGPGGQHVNKVASKIELRVALAAIDGLRDDARARLADLAGSRLLGDGTLVIVAQTSRHQLANREAALERMALLVRQALVPPVPRKATKPTRASGERRLASKKKEGAKKRQRGGGYDD
- the malQ gene encoding 4-alpha-glucanotransferase translates to MAHARYSGVLLHPTSLPGGHGIGDMGPSAYAFVDWLAQANQRLWQVLPLGPTGYGDSPYQSFSAFAGNPLLLDLDALVAAGWLSSVDLNDAPANGDAIDYGHVVWFKSERLKQAYAGFQAHASADQRAELQAFCRAEAAWLDEFALYQALKEAHGGACWNQWPAPLARREATALKKARAAHAPAIGYHQFVQWQFFTQWAALRAHAQHKGVRIVGDVPIFVAFDSADVWANPSLFHLDDNLAPTVVAGVPPDYFSETGQLWGNPLYRWDVLAKKRYSWWIARMRQALQLYDMVRLDHFRGFEAYWEVPAGEPTAVNGRWVRGPGAKLFAALRKALGDDLPVIAEDLGLITPEVEALRLAFDLPGMKILQFAFSGPGHAYLPHNYDHNCVAYTGTHDNDTVRGWFDSASEAERGFALRYLGTDGPGFPAAMVRAVLASPARIALVPAQDLLGLGSAARMNTPGLASANWAWRLFPDQLNGELAHWLGDLTYLYGRTPEAEIEVASPEVEAMVVHAV
- a CDS encoding S-layer homology domain-containing protein → MAYRHFALILVLAACFAHPAPAWAQGQEPSGSASQKETGETPPNAIRADLIRSFPDTMIADLPSGHWATHATQVAVANGVLPLEEGEFRGDRQIVFAELHQALAALVVTAENVAAKGMIPELRAAVEAVPQVEQPVNRIQVAEATSRFLDAANQHGLIALAEPGMTAPLFKDLAPSVPPSVTSLVDTYKVMTGYKDMTFRPQEIVTRYQLAAIATQILDDMRRAPLAQRPIEAPPTVVVVPEPVVPEPVEKRPSFRANAPVALTWQALNYGSVLSTTPTLSVIPVSGMLTGYAGPLMLQGVGNFRYDIFGNNGFDSELRLGYGDLKWGGLQLIPYIGANLGLGASLPGQSPLATYVGGSYGGIVSALPMDNVEIWGNLGQSTLLAGGRWGQNFQSLGALSTSGTLLTNYGFGVDYYVTPNMALTFGMNNFQLPADLQVAQTGLSGTTLDTLGGNVGLAFGF
- the dusB gene encoding tRNA dihydrouridine synthase DusB, whose product is MTTERGGEAPASEHPARQRARTPLRLGSLVLHSRVMLAPMAGICDSPFKRVVRRFDQASLLSTELVNGEAWLRGHHEMAQRMVLHPDESPVAIQLSGHDPAFLAAAAAKAEAEGADLVDLNFGCPAPHLVNSRNGAARLRYPDEAPAIFEAVRQAVRIPVTVKMRLGWDADELTGLAIARMAEACGLDAVWVHGRTKVMGYGGQADWTAVAAFKQALTIPVIGNGDILTPEDAWERFTSSGVDALAIGRGAMGNPWIFKRAQHFLATGECLPEPTLLERIEACRLQCRHLVEEMGDRLGVPECRKHVAWFVKGLPETASLRAAANAATCLNELEAALDRYLEAQPDRLITARRELWGELVDPKWMR
- a CDS encoding NYN domain-containing protein translates to MEPAVPPSSGCSPRTALFIDAAYLDKLCTGPWAHGGAPLALDMRRLPALLNDGVRPWRVFYYHALPWRSDPPLPVEEAVFARRAAFVAFLARDPRWVLREGRLERRGGRRPGDWLYEQKRTDVQIAVDLVRLAWRGEIQRAVLLTGDSDLLPAVEDARAAGVHVSLRYAPGHVHADWLSACDAGEPLLETQVRQILRAPRSPA